A single window of Microcebus murinus isolate Inina chromosome 29, M.murinus_Inina_mat1.0, whole genome shotgun sequence DNA harbors:
- the NAA11 gene encoding N-alpha-acetyltransferase 11, with product MNIRSARPDDLMNMQHCNLLCLPENYQMKYYFYHGLSWPQLSYIAEDEQRKIVGYVLAKMEEDPDDAPHGHITSLAVKRSHRRLGLAQKLMDQACRAMIENFGAKYVSLHVRKSNRAALHLYANTLNFQVSEVEPRYYADGEDAYAMRRDLSPMAEELRRRLELKKEGGCCGEPGCCGEAAPPPRAPGSEGEEEEEEEEEEEEVCERRRPPPRRRRDGDLAAGDSGSDHDGGGKGPRHESAGSTDAQDSSEDADSAS from the coding sequence atgaACATCCGCAGCGCGCGCCCGGACGACCTGATGAACATGCAGCACTGCAACCTGCTGTGCCTGCCGGAGAACTACCAGATGAAGTACTACTTCTACCACGGCCTGTCGTGGCCGCAGCTGTCGTACATCGCGGAGGACGAGCAGCGCAAGATCGTGGGCTACGTGCTGGCCAAGATGGAGGAGGACCCGGACGACGCCCCCCACGGGCACATCACGTCGCTGGCGGTGAAGCGCTCGCACCGGCGCCTCGGCCTGGCCCAGAAGCTCATGGACCAGGCCTGCAGGGCCATGATCGAGAACTTCGGCGCCAAGTACGTGTCCCTGCACGTGCGCAAGAGCAACCGCGCGGCGCTGCACCTGTACGCCAACACGCTCAACTTCCAGGTGAGCGAGGTGGAGCCCCGCTACTACGCGGACGGGGAGGACGCCTACGCCATGCGGCGGGACCTGTCGCCGATGGCCGAGGAGCTGAGGCGCAGGCTGGAGCTCAAGAAGGAGGGCGGGTGCTGCGGGGAGCCCGGCTGCTGCGGGGAGGCGGCGCCGCCGCCGCGGGCGCCTGGATccgaaggagaagaagaagaagaggaggaggaggaagaggaggaggtctGCGAGCGGAGGAGGCCGCCCCCGCGGCGACGGCGGGACGGGGACCTGGCCGCGGGGGACAGCGGCAGTGACCACGACGGCGGCGGCAAAGGGCCCCGCCACGAGTCCGCGGGGAGCACGGACGCCCAGGACAGCTCGGAAGACGCGGATTCCGCATCCTAG